Proteins encoded by one window of Cloeon dipterum chromosome 2, ieCloDipt1.1, whole genome shotgun sequence:
- the LOC135936302 gene encoding uncharacterized protein LOC135936302 → MKILPTLCPIRVKRGSSKKTLILVPRRKIVDLRRLFLNEKLVRDFEVGQNVFTLTLCPIRSIAVSAFELICPLSWKYDDYHNQNWLDRLNKAGSFKTNTFLHILSTVTSAKQKSSSKEVQLPEELPMNECSRVDHFALVPAGGTLILTATLNQACVLRDVHLQQEDLNSCNEPRIVETFGRIAATVTNNRNYHHQELNDLCIFRKIYFAEV, encoded by the exons ATGAAAATTCTTCCGACCTTGTGTCCTATCAGAGTGAAGCGGGGAAGTAGCAAGAAGACCCTGATTTTGGTGCCCAGGAGGAAGATTGTGGACCTGAGAAGGCTCTTTCTGAACGAAAAGCTCGTGAGAGACTTTGAGGTAGGCCAGAACGTGTTCACCCTGACGCTGTGTCCGATAAGGAGCATCGCAGTTTCTGCTTTTGAACTGATCTGCCCGCTGAGTTGGAAGTACGATGACTACCACAACCAAAACTGGCTTGACAG GTTGAACAAGGCCGGGAGCTTCAAAACCAACACTTTCCTGCACATTTTGTCCACGGTCACCTCTGCAAAGCAGAAAAGCTCAAGCAAAGAGGTGCAACTGCCGGAAGAGCTGCCGATGAACGAGTGCAGCCGCGTCGACCACTTCGCCTTGGTGCCTGCTGGCGGAACTTTGATCCTGACTGCCACCCTGAACCAGGCGTGCGTCCTCAGGGACGTGCACCTGCAGCAAGAGGACCTCAACAGCTGCAACGAGCCGAGAATCGTCGAAACCTTCGGCAGAATTGCTGCGACTGTTACAAACAACAGAAATTACCACCATCAGGAGTTGAACGATTTGTGCATTTTCAGGAAGATCTACTTTGCTGAGGTGTGA
- the LOC135936301 gene encoding uncharacterized protein LOC135936301: MEEDQRSSVAVKKLKALHDGKLATDVIFVIGADDEITEEIAAIKSDLVLSSEYFGRLFSSTWTPPNETKIRLRNIDGSTFLLIVEFCTLSGQLVSDVGSLEECLRLARAADEFLIRDLSCLCAQMLEDSFLSVDNVWKVMNKHYQINAITSPCLKFLSSKSEQCLQHPSFMDARCEAVQLFLSLKKMNISSELELLDACLRFLEPHSLYLGKNSGSISCLSCVC; the protein is encoded by the exons ATGGAAGAGGATCAGCGGAGTTCCGTGGCGGTGAAGAAGTTGAAGGCCCTGCACGACGGCAAGCTGGCGACTGACGTCATTTTCGTCATCGGCGCGGATGATGAAATAACCgag gaGATTGCGGCCATCAAGTCTGATTTGGTGCTCAGCAGTGAGTACTTTGGGCGGCTCTTCAGCAGCACCTGGACGCCGCCAAACGAGACTAAAATCAGGCTCAGGAACATCGACGGATCCACCTTCCTTCTGATTGTCGA GTTCTGCACGCTGAGTGGACAGCTAGTGTCCGACGTTGGCAGCCTGGAAGAGTGCCTCCGGTTGGCTCGGGCGGCGGACGAATTTCTCATTCGCGATTTGAGCTGTCTCTGCGCCCAAATGCTCGAGGACAGTTTCCTCAGCGTGGACAACGTGTGGAAAGTGATGAACAAGCACTACCAGATCAACGCCATTACGTCACCCTGCCTGAAG tttcTCAGTTCCAAGTCGGAGCAGTGTCTGCAGCATCCGAGCTTCATGGATGCTCGGTGCGAGGCGGTGCAGCTCTTCCTCTCCCTGAAAAAGATGAACATTTCTTCCGAACTGGAGCTGCTGGACGCTTGTCTTCGCTTCCTCGAACCCCACTCTCTTTACCTAGGGAAAAATTCCGGAAGTATTTCCTGCCTGAGCTGCGTCTGCTGA